The DNA segment CTGGTCAGCGTGTGGTCTTCCTCGGCCCGCAGGCGCAGCAACAGCAGTCCAGCACTGCGAAAGGCCAGATCCTTGGCCTCGTCCCGGCGGCGCTGTTCGGCAGGGTGGACCGTCTTTCCCATCAGTTCGATGGCCGCCACGGGATGGTGTCCGTCCAGCACCACGATCAGGAAATCGATGTGTTCGTCGCGCAGGCTGGCGAGGGCGGCCTGCTGCGGGGGCAGGGCAGCGACGATCAGGAACAGATCGTAGAGCCGCACATTGGGAAAGGCGCGGTAACCGGGAGGCAGTGCCTGCTCCAGCGTGCGGAAGAACTCGCCCTCGCTGAGACTGAAAAACGGACTCCGGGTCTCGACGGCCAGATGGCCCGGCAGCGCGGCCATCGGCGGATTGGGGACGACAGGAGTCTGGACCTTCGGAGCGCTGGAGATCCGGCTGGTCCGGCCATGCCAAGCCCGTGCCAGCATCGTGACAACGATACCCAGCAGCAGACCCAGCAGGAAGACAACCATTTTCTGATAGTAGGCAGAAGGTCATCACAATGCTCTGCCAGACGGGTTTTCTAAGGATGATATGGACACAGATCAAACCGGTTGCGAGAGCGGTTTGATTTGAGTGGACGCGAGAAGGAGAGGTGCGGGTCTACGGTGCGTGCCCCCGGAGGACGTGCCTTTCGCCTTTCATGTGCCGCGCCAGAAGCGGATTCAAGGTGAGCTTTACGTCAGCCTGCCTTTGAAGCCGCTGCACTCCAGAGCGCCCGCCACCTTCGTGGTTCAGGCCGCCTTGGCCTGCTCCAGCGCCAGCCTTTCCCAGTTCACACGTCGACGTCGCCACTCGAAGATGCCTACCTTGACGATTTCCTCCAAGCCGCGCGCGATGAATACGCCCCAAACCCCCAGCGGCGTGTTCAGCCCCAGCCAGATCGCCAACGGCAGTCCGATCACGAACGCGCCCACCACGTCCCCGGTGATGATGCCCTTGCCGTCGCCCGCGCTGGGCAGGATGCCGCCGCCCACGATCATGTTGCGGACCTTGAAAATCTGCGTGCTGGCGTTGATCAGAATGCCAATCACGGCGATATGCTGCACGGCCCCGCCCACCTTGGGAAACAGGCCAGGGACGATCAGGGCGCTCAGGGCAAACAGTGCGCCGAAGCCCAGGCCCGTGACCAGCCCGGCGCGCGAGATGCGGGCCAGCCACAGCCGCGCCCCCGCCGCGTCCCCCTGTCCCAGCGAACGCCCGATAAAGACCGTGGCCGCGCTCATCAGGCCAAAGGAGCCGACGATGAAGATGCCTTCCAGCGTCGCCACGATCTGGCTGGCCGCCAGCGCCACCGTGCCGACGCGGGCAAAGACGGCGGCGTACATGAAGTTGCCCAGGCTCCACACGAATTCGGTGAAGGCCAGCGGCGCGCTCAAGGCGATCAGCGGCCCGGCGATGGCACGCAGAGCGGCCCGCGTGGGAAATTGCAGCGCGGCCAGATGGCGCGGCCCGAACACCTGATAGGCCAGCAACACGGCTTTCAGGGTGTTGGCCAGGACCAGCGCCCACGCCGCGCCCACCACGCCCAGTTCGGGCAGCGGGCCGACGCCAAACACCAAGCCGTAAGCGGCGAGGCTTTCTACCACCACCGTGAAACTGGTGACCACCAGCGGCGTGCGGGCGTGCCCCAGCGAGCGCAGCGCCCCGCTGAAGATCCAGCCCAGCACCCCCGGCACCAGCGCCAGCATCCCCACCTGCATATACGGCACGGCGGTGCGCGTCACGTCCTCCGCGCCGCCGGCCAGCCGCAGCAACGTGTCGGCATTCAGGATGATCGGCACGGTCAGCGCGCCCGCCAGCACCAGACTGACCACCAGCGTCACGCTCAGGGTCTGGTTGACGCCCGCGCTGTCGTTCGCCCCGGCCCGCCGCGCGATCAGAATGCTGGTTCCCGATCCCAGCGCGCCCAGCGTCACAAAAAACAGGAAGCTGAGGCTGCCGGTCAGGCCCACCGCCGCCACCGCCACCGCCCCCAGCGCCCCCACGATGATCTGGTTGATAAAGGTCAGCAGCAGTTGAATCACCATCTCCAGGCTAACGGGGACGGCAATAGAGGCGATCTCGCGCATGGGCGACTTAATCGTTTCAGACGGTGGAGAGAAGGTGGGAATGGCAGACATAACGCGCCAGATTACACCTTTATGTGCCGGAATAAATCAGCTAGATGGCGGAGGGTGGATCAGGCGGTCAGACACGCCTTTCCCCTCGCTATTTCTGAAGCTCTCCCTCGTCCGGCATAGCCACGAAGCCGCCCTTCGGATTCTCCTGCAAGCGGGCGAACGGCGTGCGTGGATCGTGCGGGGTGCAGATGAGCGCGCCCTGCTCGAACCACTGCGGCAGGTACTTTTTGCGGGTTTCCAACGTGGTCACCGGGTACAGGTCATAGCCCATGATGTACGGCAACGGCGTGTGGGCCAGGGTGGGAATCAGGTCCGCGACGTACACCAGCGTCTGACCGCCACTTCGCAGGACAACCCCCTGCTGGCCCAGGTTGTGACCAGGCAGCGGCAACACGCTGAGGCCGGGGCGCAGCTCGTGTTCGCCGTCGATCAGATCGAACAGTCCGGCGTCCGCGATAGGTTCAAAGGTGTCCGGCACGTAGCTGGCGCGGCTGCGCTCGTGGGTGTGGCGGGCATCGTCCAGTTCGCGCTTTTGCACGGCGTAGCGGGCATTAGGAAACGTCGGCTCGTTCAGCGCCGTGATATTGCGCCCAGCGTGATCAAAGTGGAGGTGGGTATTGATCACCAGGTGGATGTCATCCGTGGTCAGGCCCACGTTTTGCAGGCCCCGGAACACGGTTTCGTCGCGGTCCAGGCCGTAGATCGATTCGAACTTCTCGCCGCCCCGGTCCCAGAAGCCGGTCTCGATCAGGATATTCTCGCCGTTCATTTGAATGAGCAGTGGATTGATCCTGAGCGCGATCCGGTTCTGCTCGTCTGCCGGGGCAACCCGCTCCCACAGCGCCTTGGGCACGCTGCCGAACATCGCACCGCCGTCCAGGCCAAAGCTGGCGTCCGTGAGGCTGGTGACTTGTACTTCTCCGATCTGCCGCGTGTGATTCCAGGCCATCGGGTCAGACTAACAAACGTTAGGTTGCGGATGGTTGATTAGCCCTGCACCAGATCCTGATATTCGGGGTGTTTGCCAATGTAATCCGCGATGAACGGGCAGGTGGGAACAACGTTCAGGCCGCGCTTGCGCAGATCATCCAGCGCAAACTGAACCAGTTTTGAGCCGAGACCCTGACCCATGTACTGACTATTCATTTCGGTGTGGGGCAACTCACGAGCATTCTCCAGTGGGCGGTACCCGG comes from the Deinococcus sp. AJ005 genome and includes:
- a CDS encoding MBL fold metallo-hydrolase — its product is MAWNHTRQIGEVQVTSLTDASFGLDGGAMFGSVPKALWERVAPADEQNRIALRINPLLIQMNGENILIETGFWDRGGEKFESIYGLDRDETVFRGLQNVGLTTDDIHLVINTHLHFDHAGRNITALNEPTFPNARYAVQKRELDDARHTHERSRASYVPDTFEPIADAGLFDLIDGEHELRPGLSVLPLPGHNLGQQGVVLRSGGQTLVYVADLIPTLAHTPLPYIMGYDLYPVTTLETRKKYLPQWFEQGALICTPHDPRTPFARLQENPKGGFVAMPDEGELQK
- a CDS encoding GNAT family N-acetyltransferase, whose translation is MTSNSGKITLRDNEAAQQYEVYVDGELVGYAGYRPLENARELPHTEMNSQYMGQGLGSKLVQFALDDLRKRGLNVVPTCPFIADYIGKHPEYQDLVQG
- a CDS encoding MATE family efflux transporter codes for the protein MSAIPTFSPPSETIKSPMREIASIAVPVSLEMVIQLLLTFINQIIVGALGAVAVAAVGLTGSLSFLFFVTLGALGSGTSILIARRAGANDSAGVNQTLSVTLVVSLVLAGALTVPIILNADTLLRLAGGAEDVTRTAVPYMQVGMLALVPGVLGWIFSGALRSLGHARTPLVVTSFTVVVESLAAYGLVFGVGPLPELGVVGAAWALVLANTLKAVLLAYQVFGPRHLAALQFPTRAALRAIAGPLIALSAPLAFTEFVWSLGNFMYAAVFARVGTVALAASQIVATLEGIFIVGSFGLMSAATVFIGRSLGQGDAAGARLWLARISRAGLVTGLGFGALFALSALIVPGLFPKVGGAVQHIAVIGILINASTQIFKVRNMIVGGGILPSAGDGKGIITGDVVGAFVIGLPLAIWLGLNTPLGVWGVFIARGLEEIVKVGIFEWRRRRVNWERLALEQAKAA
- a CDS encoding DUF2726 domain-containing protein — encoded protein: MVVFLLGLLLGIVVTMLARAWHGRTSRISSAPKVQTPVVPNPPMAALPGHLAVETRSPFFSLSEGEFFRTLEQALPPGYRAFPNVRLYDLFLIVAALPPQQAALASLRDEHIDFLIVVLDGHHPVAAIELMGKTVHPAEQRRRDEAKDLAFRSAGLLLLRLRAEEDHTLTSLEALLWQHLRPAQRELVI